The nucleotide window TGTATGAAGAAACCTAATGCAATGTAATGTCTGAAATAATGAAAGCACAGGCTAATAAAGATGATCATAACCTTTTGAAGGATGGTCTCTTagaataactgaaaaaaacaaaattgtttcatCAATAATGCAAAATTGGAGAGTAGTAGGAAAAAGTGGTCAATATGTCCTCCAGTAGCCTAAACCTACAGGAAAACAACTGTAGAGACAAAACATTGAACCACCAACCTATGTTTCCATCCAATGGCCATGTGACTTTTgtgcaaactttaaaaaggtCGTAAcataagaaaatgcaaattaggTGGGGTTCCATCAGCTGGTTTTGAGCGAATCAACCAGGAAACACAAAGTGTGATTTTGACAGATAATGACTGTAGCAAACGAGATGTAGAGGCTGCATACTAACGTTAACCACACATTCCAGAAAAATGCAGAGAGCCCTTCTCTCTCAGCTGGAGGCTTAAACTTAGCAGTTTTTTCAACTTTCGTGCCTCTGGTAAGCCACTTTCTTAAATACAAGCAgatgtgtcagaagtgggacTCAAACCCACGCCAGCAGGGGAGACTGTGGCCTAAAGGACCACTCGGCCATCCTGACATCTCACAGGTGTGTTAAAGTTGTCTTAGCTCCGTGATGCACTTTCTCAGTCCACTTACATGAAAGCAAacgtgtcagaagtgggattcaAACCCACGACTCCATCCCAGCCTGGAGTGCCTCTCAACAGCCACACCGGCCAGACAGGCTTCTGCTCtggaccaaaggtttggacttAGACattgagaaaattatttttaattttgtaatttctattaaccttttctttgcaaaacttatttttttaacaaaatgttggtGGGAACATGGCTACTGACGCAAGGCTTCTTTTTGACAGCATAACATTAGTCTGTGGGACATGGCTTGTCTTGATGTGCTCCATTTTGTTGTAgaacaaagagaggaaagaagtTCTAGAAAGTTAGAATACATCAGGTTATTTTAAGTACTGCCACCTGTGGGTGAGATCCAGAAGTAGCTTTAGCATGAAGCCAGGATGACCACGTTTTAAATCTAACATGAAATTGTGGGTTATTCGTCATGGGTAAACTTTTACTGTTCCTAAAGTTCTTTGTAATTTCATTAAATTCCTTTTGAATTCGTATTTTTgcgttgttttctttaaagtggAACTCATTGTTGGggttttcatgttatttaaagacttttgtgtgtttttgcctAAACGCGATGTTGGTATTCAGGTGTTGGTCACTGAACTTGTGACTATATTTTGCCTGTTATGTTATTAGATCCAACAGTCTCTAAAAACTGTGCTATGTAAACTCTCAACAGGTAAACTGAATGTTGGAGCCTGTTGgttgtttctgcttttcaggTACGTTGTTGAGTGGAATGGTACTCTGGAATGTAAACACCATGAATCCGGACACTAAGCAGATCTCTAGACTATTAAAAGGCAACAAGTGGATTTCAGGCATATCTGGGGGTTAATAAAAGAAACGGTTTTGAGTTTTTCACAAACAAGAAATGTCTGGTAAGTCTCCATGGAAACGTACCAAAAAGTGCTACATATTGCACAACTTAATGTTCAAATCTCATTCACGTAAACACcttgcacattttctttattttgtgaacgTCACAGTTTCTATAGTAGCCAAAGATATATTAGTGTGCAAGttcgttttttttaattattattattttgtttctgtttcaaggGACTTCATTAGAATAAAGCAAATATCATCATGATTTTACTGTTCCTGGTTGGAAACTGTTTTGCATAAAGTTTGACTCTGTTCTCTGATCTTATGAAAAAGATTACAAAGAGTATGAAAGACATACAGCAGATGGTGCTACTTGTGCTACTTGCTGCCCTACGTGTAGAGCGTGATGTTTGTGGGCGGAGCGCGGCCATGTTGGCTCCCCGCTGTGACTGTTTTATCATGAAAGGCAGCGAGGCTCTTACATACGTGAGATGCTCATTTTATTCTTCCCACAAGCAGTTTGACCTCCTGCTATTTATGAGATgtgatttcataaaaaaaaaagaaagaaaaaagctaaaatgtgCAAGAGATTTATTCCCAGGTTATGAggcaaatttaatttaaatattctttgttgATTTCTCTATAATTCGACAACTGAAGGGCACAGATGTTAAATttatatgaatacttttaacctgtcatttttctatttgtaaCTGAATGATTCagaccttcttttttttaaaaatgtttagattttttgttttgtcttcctgtttgtgtATGAACTCTGTGTGTCCAGCCGTTTCCAACGCACGCTCAGTATATGCGGGGTCTTCGTGGACGAGTCGCCTCCAGCAGTAAATGGGACAAATTAAATGTCAGGCTACACTGGACAACATGAAAGACCTACAGATTAATTCATTTGCGATTTCAGACAATAAAGTAAACTTGAAGTTTCCCAGCTGGGAAACCCGTGGAGTCTGAAAGAgaacgccgccgccgccgcgtTCTGTAACCAGCCCggtaaataaatcacttttacattttcaagtGTTCACACAGCAGTAGAGTTATATTCTCATAGACTgccttttttttagttttacacatGGGATTTCAtcagtaaaatttaaattcagtcCACAGTACAATGAAAATCAAAAGGCCTTTGACCAAATCAGTTTCCATCTGAATAGTGAAGCCTTGTTATCTCTGTCTCGGAACAGACGAgcacacatttttcaaagtccTTTGAAATGCAATGTTTAGTCTTTGAAATTCATATGAAGTAGTCAAGGTAACTCTGTGTCTGTTTTGCCATGCGGATCCCTTTGACGCTCCTGAATCTGTGATTTCCAcctttcatatatatatatatatatatatatatatatatatatatatatatatatatatatatatatatgtgtgtgtgtgtatgtatgcatATATCTTAGAGAGGTAGCTTTCCGGCCTTTACGTATCCGAACTGGGAATGACCCAGGCTGGATCTGCAGATCTCCGTAAACTAGAATAGCTGAGGTCGCGTTTGACAGATTTATCATTCTTTTGTGCTacatcaaaaacagattttcttacaTGCACAAGATTTCAGGGTTTTCTGATCTCTGCCCCGACTCTAGAAATTCTCAATAAAAAGCACTGAAAAGCGGCCGAGTGTGGGAATCGggtttttctgtctgttctgtTGTTGGCAAACCTTCCAGAATACATTAAAGGTAATTATCTAGGACAAAGGAACAGTGTTTTATTTCCAGCTGGAGACTACAATGACATTGTTTCTTATGTCCTCCAGAATGGGACTGTTGTTTATTTCCAGGCAAAGTAGAGAAACTAAATGTGACACCGTTAAGAGTTTGGCAATACCGTGAACTACAGTATGTACAATTTCAAAGTCAGCGAATTCACActtgctaaatgttttttgttttgccacataaaaacaaataacgTAATATCTGAACCATCTTTCACTCAATTTACAGGAACAAGTCCTTATAAGTGGTATTTCTctgccagctttgcacattttgagataaaacgtcagtgttttttttacccagcAGTATTAGCGACGGCGTGTTAGCTGCACcatagataaaagaaaaaacaatgtttcaaaaacctattcaataaaaatcaattggATAGTCGCTGATGATAGCCATAAATTCGcaagaaaaaattataattgtggattattaaacaaataaattcattgtGTTAAAACTTTGATATTCTCTTACCGTACACATAAGggcatttttgcaacaaaaaataccAGAAGTCCTCTAAGGTGTGGTGGTGATTTCATGTCTGGTTGTTTTCCGAAATGTAAGAGGGTACATGTGAGTTATTTTCTGTGTCAGAACAGCATCTCTGGGAAAATATCCATGAGTGTATATCTAAAAATTTACAACTTAAATGTCAGAAGATCTGTGGTATGTTTTGTACCAAATGTCTGACTTTATAATAGTAAACTGACTATTTATCACGCTGGCTTTACAATGTTAGAGAATATTCCAGGtctaatattataaatatatacctttaatcatgaaaaaaattattacgtGTGTTGCAAATGTACAACTTTTCCACACGAGAGAATAtcctctccttttttctttttttttttttttttttttttttttagcaattatgcaaaattaatcCAGAAATTTAGGCTTATACTCCTCCGTGGccacattttgattttctttcactcTCCTGTGGCCCTCATTCTTTTGTCACTTTACGTTTAATCCCGAAAGCTGAAACGCCTACAAATGGCACTCTCGGGCTTCCATACATATCACTGTTTTGCTTCAAAAGAAAGCGACCCGTTACCATAGAAACGACGAAAAGGCTCTCGAGAGTTTACTGTAGAAGGGAATTACATtaacggggaaaaaaaataacatctggaGGCCGACGGGAAACAGAGCAAGCATGTTTTCCAAGATGACCAGCGACCGGACGGTTTGTCTGTAAGTTCCCCCCCGAACCGTATGCGAAGCTCAGCCGAACCCGGTCCGGTCCATCGTGGACAACAcgtttgttctgtttgtgtttgcaggaaCAGGAAGCCGACTGTCCAAGACGCGATGACAGGACGGGACTTTATAACGGCGCAGATTGAGCTGAGGGACAAGGAGAGAGAGTTGGATGAGCTGAAGCAGAAGACCCATGAGCAGAAACAGGTTTGGGACGGTCTGTCCAGCGGTTCTGATCCAGCTGTAGGAGACACTGCCCTAACGACGCTGGTTTTAATTCTGCTGCATTTAACTAACATTCACGGAACTCCGCAACACTTGGACTGGTCAAACTAAAACGGGATTGCTTCTAAAATAATTACAGACTCCATAAAACACTGTATTGTTCAGTTTGGTGAAGGGtaactgtaatgtttttgtgtttgtttgcttgttcaCTACATCAGACAGAATTATTGAATTGGTTATTCTTCCCCGTCACCtcaaattttgtgatttttatcattttgcttgcgaaaactaaaaaaataaataaataaataaaatagcaattttttttgttgttgttgtagttgtCTTAGTGTGGTTTCAGATCTGACAACTAGATCAGGGGCCAAAAACCTTTATCATCCAAAAACCTGTTTCTGTGTCTCACCAAACGAAATTTCCTCCCAGCCCTTTGTTGTGCTACATGAatcaataaaaagcttttttttttttttttcatcacggctgcttttAGATTTTAGAATAATGCATTTCCTTGAATCCtatatttctgaaatgtttgaaagcCAGCTTGTGACCTAATAAAAAGTGAATGTGGTGCAGAGGGTTTCCCGAAacattgtgattatttttgagttattgCGACCCACTTGTGACTTTGGAGCTGGAGGTCGCGGAGCGCTGACCTCCATCACATCCTTAACACGACcctgaagcagcagagaaagattaaactgatttgtttagaaataaataaaagcatttttctctctctctctcttattcCACCTTTATTGTTGGTTCAGTTTAAAACACCTGCACAGCTCAATTGATTGCTAAAATAGATCGCAAGGAGAggtttatgttaaaaaaacacaacagggaGCTCAAATCTGGGCAGAGTTATGTTCTACCAGAGATTATGCAAAAAAATTGTTGGTGCTTTGTAAAAACGTTCCAGTAGGATGGATTTTAATGCTGTCTCAGGCCAGACAAAACATTTGGCTTAAACTTCGCCTTAGGCTTAGATATCTTAGCCACCGAGGCAAGGCAAGTTAGAACCGTTTATATTTTATGATGTAACATTCGCcatttatgtaacatttatttttaaacatccagCACCGTTTGTTTACTTCTTTAGATCCAGAATcatgatgttttcattgtgtgcCATGTCCAAACTCGTATCGTGTGACTCATAGGACTATAACTGAATATctgttttgttgaattttttttttttttttttgtggcagtatttgatttatttacatcGGCGTAATGAGGAGCTGCAGCAAACCACAAAGGAAGCGCGTGAGCAACGCTTCaagctggaaatgttttttcGGGTACTTccaaaaatcacacacacacacacacgcacacacacaaacatgtttatCAAGTTTGACATTCTGTAAGTCATTATTTAACActgctaaatatttacttttatattaaGGTGTGCTCACATATAAATGTTTAATCctattttttctctgaaaagaaatacCTCAACAAACGTCTGATTAGCAGCTGGGGAATAAAAATAGGACAAGCTGTGAGATTTGTTTGAGGATACTTAGTCACCTTTAGGTTTTGGATTACACTACCTAAATTTCTGAGTTCTCTTCATGCTCATGTTTTGTCTCCTAAATGTCCAAAGGCACACAAATTGTTTACGCAACTTGTCTGTGACACTGAGTATATCCGTCCTTCTGCTCCAGGACGAAGAAACGGAATCCGACAGGTTGACGGCCGAGAAGGAGATGAAGGAGGCGATGGAGAAGGAGGCGGAAATCCAGAGGCTGAAGGAGGAGTGTGTGAACCTGAAGAGGAGGAAGCGGGAGATGCAGCTTCAGACCCTCAAATACACACACTACAGGGAGTTCTTGGAGCGCGTGCTCAAACTAACAAAAGTACGGAAGTGTCCCGACGTGTGGcgcagttttcttttaattgattgatagaaatgatgaggggggggaaaaaagaaggaCACATTGAGACACAAGTTCAGTTGAAACAGTCtaaatgaagtaaaacaaaaagacaccTGACGTAACTCCATACAGACATTACAGCAGGTTTTCACCAACACCTCCAAGATTGTCCCTTCATCTGGTAACTCTGTTGAATCTTCCACATATTCCAATGTTGGCCTGAAAAGCCAAGACTGATCAGAAAAgataagaaacacattttaaccaaGAGTGCAGGAGAGAGAAACTCACGCCAGCGGTTTATGCTGAAGTCAGACATCATGTTTTTTGCGGTTCTGATGAGTGGGCGGGAGTCCGCTTTGACATATCACAGTGTgtacatgaatttatttttgtcatatttaaatatcaaatctAATTTTAGGCTTGAGTCACGTAGTACTTGATGCAGCCTTGATTTCAAAcacctttttacttttacttgagtaaaatctttGGCCGCTTCGCCCAACTCTGATTAAAACCTGAACTGTGGAcatttgaaaaatctaaagCCAGGACtcggtttttttttaactttattcttattttgcatttgcacatctgagaaaaaataaaaataaaacatgatagGGGATCTATTCCATCTGTCCTTTTCCTACTCACATAACGCCCTCCGGTATAGCCCACTTCCCGCTTTGGGAGTGGTCTCCGGTCCGCTTGACGCTCTGACATGCATTCAGAGTGTGCTCTGTGGATCGaattcacactcacaccttccgaaacaaaccggactttctggGCAAATGAACTGGATTTCAATTACAGCGGACTAAACAGAGCTGGTgcgaaaatgtattaaatttactttgaacttcgcatttatttttttcctcccgtTTGTCATCAGACGACCCTAACTCCATGTCTTGCAGTTCACCAACGTGGACGCGCTCGCAAGTTACTTGGAGAGCCTCCTCTACATCAGGGACCAGCTGTACCAGAGGGAGACTCAGGTGCAGGAACACatggagcagcagaagaaagCCTTCCAGATCCTGAAGGACCAGCACAACCTGCTGTGGCTGCAAAAGAACAACCACCTGTCGCAGCTCCAGACCAACCTGGAAAAGGCCCGCTCCAAAGCTCTGATATGGGTACGAGAGCGCCTAATCGTAGCCGAGGAGCCGAAGACGTTCCGAGAGACGCTCAGGTGTCGCGTGTGTTTCCACAGGAAAGGCAGTGGAACCAAATTCAGGAAACGGCTGCAAAGAAGACGCTGGAGCTGGGCCAGATCACGTACGCGACCCTTAACCTCTTCGAAATGGCCGGCGGGACGATTGGAGTGGGCGGTTTGCACATCAACGACACAGAGAAGCAACTGGACGCGGTAGGCACCCTGAGGGAAGCAGCGTAAGGCAGCCGGagtcagaaaagaaagaactgaTTGTGTGTTTCCTCCTCAGATCAAGAACTTCATGATGGACCACACAGACATTGTGAAACATTATCTCACATACTTGCACCGAGAAGCCAGAGGAAGcaaatcagaaaacattacAATTATTAAGTAGCAAACTGTCTAACTTTGTCACAAAGTGtctatttcaaacaaaaaaaagtacaaattactttccttctctctctctttttttttcttcttttttaaatttttttttttttacccaaactCAAACCCTATTTTTCAGTCTTGGAATGCAATCGGATAGAAAAGCTGGATGGAAGTCGATCGTTGCAGTTTGTAGGACGTGGGATTCTAGTGCAACGCTTGCGCAAGatgttttacattatatttaatattctaaaaaaaaaaaacgtatgcAACCTCACAATATAAATTGGAAACAAAG belongs to Gambusia affinis linkage group LG08, SWU_Gaff_1.0, whole genome shotgun sequence and includes:
- the cfap73 gene encoding coiled-coil domain-containing protein 42 homolog; amino-acid sequence: MFSKMTSDRTVCLNRKPTVQDAMTGRDFITAQIELRDKERELDELKQKTHEQKQYLIYLHRRNEELQQTTKEAREQRFKLEMFFRDEETESDRLTAEKEMKEAMEKEAEIQRLKEECVNLKRRKREMQLQTLKYTHYREFLERVLKLTKFTNVDALASYLESLLYIRDQLYQRETQVQEHMEQQKKAFQILKDQHNLLWLQKNNHLSQLQTNLEKARSKALIWERQWNQIQETAAKKTLELGQITYATLNLFEMAGGTIGVGGLHINDTEKQLDAIKNFMMDHTDIVKHYLTYLHREARGSKSENITIIK